Below is a genomic region from Xiphophorus hellerii strain 12219 chromosome 1, Xiphophorus_hellerii-4.1, whole genome shotgun sequence.
GATTCACAAAGTAAATCCTCCACACCCTTTATACAAATGTAATGGTTCGTGCTCTGTTCAGACGTGCCGGCATATGACTAATTTGGTTGTGTGCGGTAAACAGACCTTTTCCTTCCTGAGTCCtttttaagataattttatttatattgtaaaTAGGTTAGGGTTTTCTCGTCCCTTGATCTTCTTGATTTGTCTTGTCACGACCAGAAATACGAGTGTATTTTATCTGGTTATTATATCATAGATCTACAAAATCATCTATATTCAGCCTTCCTTACTCTTAAGCCTCTAAATGAAATCCATCTCAGCCAGTTACCTTCAAAAGTGAAGCTTAATGCAGAGGTAGATTAGGAAACGGTTTGTTGACAGAGCATACATTAGCTGTAAACtatataaatgttgtttttttttgggagaGTGGCAAGAGACAAAAAAACCATGGTGGGAATTTTAGAGAGGGGGGATGACACTGGGTCTGTCTAGATCCTTGTAGAAACTCTTtctaaaggggcagcattatgtattttacagGTATCTATGTTGCCATCATTTATAAATAGTCTGTAtatcaaaactaacttaaaagaaatcacaatttaatggcttgaaattgggcctttgtctctttaagaagctcctgctctttccgacacAACCTTTAGCTACTCCATTAAGCCGTTTACAAACTTTCTTAGGAGTGTTGGGCTGAGAAATAGTTTGtttgagctcagcagactctcagctcctccaggtgtttgctaattgctgctgctagtctggaggagctgagtggggaaggcTTGCTCTGTGAGGCGGTAGCTCAGCTTGGAAACTCCAGTTTTGTGTAAAACGGCTTGGTGAAAACAAGCGTTTTGCACAGTTGACTGGTTGCCACGGGTGATTAAAAAGATcactcaaacatgcatgaaaaatcaaagcaaaactccaggtatgtttttgataaaggaataacattataaaatgaggaaaagctaaaaatgtatatatattttttttacatgtcgGCCCTTTAAGAGCCTCGAGACTAAACATACAACCAGATCCATAGTGGACTGGTTTAGATCAGTGTTGCCGTCTTTCATGGTTTCGATGCGTTTCGTCTCCAGAACACCAAATGATTGGATTTCTGTTCATCAGCCTTTCATTTCAGGTGTGCAGTAAGACTGGAGACACaatcaaattacatttatttaagtgtaTGCAGACATGTcgcaaaaagcaataaatcgcacgataaattaaatcaggctcaataatttaaatttgcattattgattattttctctttccacCAAAAACTAGATGACAAAAATCTTAAGTCTGgttctttggtctcaactagaccatttatttgtttattttattttatttatttttcttgaaggacaaatttgtttacagagactttataatttattttatgttttcagttttatttattttggacatttaaattgctctcaaaacaacaaaattattgtttattgcaataacttctaggacaatttattgtccaacaAAATGTCATTGTGGCAGGTCTACGTGCAAAACAGACCTGAAGTGTGTTGAAACGGCCTAGTTGAAGTCCAGACCCAAATATGATTGAGAATTTGTGGCAGGTCTTGAAAACTGCTCAATATTCAATCCAAATGATCTTAAGTTGTTTGGCAAATGtgaatggattaaaaaaaaaaaagaaacaagttatCACATAAATtccagtgaaataaaataaaatttgttgttgCCACTTTAAGCAGGAATCTGATAAGTTTAAcctttgaaagttttatttttggacgACACGTTATCACAAGTAGGTCAGTGAATCAGAGAAGAGCTGGAAACTCGTTTGGACTGTTAATCTAATCAGGAACATTTCGctctttcttcattttgtcaattttgtttctgtatttcctGGCAGGCAAAAGATGTCAAGAATGGATCAGCGTCATCCTCTGCTTCTCTCTCATGGCCTTCAACTTAATTCACCTTCTTGCCAATTTCCATCTGGGACACATGTGGTACATACAGCTGGGCATCGGTAAGCTCTGAATCCAGAATTACACAAGGTGtggatgtttttattagtttctttttctgatcATAACTTCTTCCTCAGTGGCAGGAATACTCACCGCTGACTTCGCGTCGGGACTCGTACACTGGGGGGCCGACACATGGGGATCAGTGGATCTGCCCATCTTTGGAAAGGTAAGATCTCAGGGTTTCCACCAGAGCTAATACAATTAATcgattgttaaaataattgccaactaatttagtaatggattaatcattaactggtgTACACAGACTCCAAAAAAGGACGCTTTTCCTTAAAGAACAGCATTCTTAGATgagtaaatgtgcaaaaatgtttgcatttaaaaaaaaaagaaagaaacaaactacttttgtctgtaaatatgtggCTTCGCTCTGTTAAAAACCaacttttaattaacttttcagcaagatatacaaGTTTGTCAATAACgccttaatatttattataaatagttctagttctattgtcagattatttcacttataacagggaaaaatgtttttgtaggacaattcaaaatcacaaaatctttttaagtatttttggtgcaaGTTCTGGAACAAAtgtcttgaaataagacaaaacttgcaaggaacttttcagcaagatatgagatttttttatgtcaataaatCCATAATACTGGTTTTTAAACGTTAGTAGTTATAACAAGATGTTTTCtccatgttgtaagtgaaataatctgccagagtactttaaaaaaacccaacaatattaagaaattatttacttaaacaagcTCTGGAAAGTTACctataaattagttttctcatttcaagtgtactaagattttttcactagaaactgcttggtaagattttgtgttttctgttggttttcaCTAACTACCCGGATATTTTCCCTCCTGAAGGCGTTTATTCGCCCGTTCAGAGAGCACCACATCGACCCCACGGCCATCACCCGTCACGACTTCATCGAGACAAACGGTGACAACTGCATGCTGACCATCGTCCCTCTTGCAAACATGGCCTTCAACTTTCTCATGCTGTCCCCCGGTGAGCGTTTCTACcaacaaaaatgacattttgtctgaaaatatTAGCGCAGACAGAACCCAACGGACGGTAAACACGAATCGTCTCGGTTTTTCTGTGACTGCAGCGGACATTTACCACATCTACCCGTGGTACTGCTACTTGTACGCGCTGGCCATCTTTGTGACGCTCACCAACCAGATCCACAAGTGGTCGCACACGTACTTTGGCCTTCCTCGCTGGGTGGTGTTCCTGCAGGACTGCCACGTCATCCTTCCTCGCAAGCACCACCGCATCCATCACGTCTCCCCTCATGAGACATATTTCTGCATCACCACAGGTTCGTCTCTGCCGGCCGAGTCCCAGAACGAATCAGTTAACCACataataaattgaaattaaacTCATCATTTCaattctgatttaatatttattaaagggtagaagacttcataatccatgtcatttatgttttcagtcaTGTGTagtttttattgacattttatttattgtttttggttgttttattttggttatttaaaatatcttccagtttcagtgtttaGTTTTCTTGACAAACTTAAAGCAAATTTAATCTAGCATAATTATgccatttattattatattacttgaaaatagtctcaagaACACAACATTATCATTTGTAGCGATCATCTGGGACAACTTATTGTCCCAGAAACTTATCCTGACAGGccgatttaaaacattttttattactacAACTGTGGCTGTTttaatggggggaaaaatacacaatttgGTCAAAGTGTGTATCTAGGATAAAAATTTCCCCTTATTTCctcaagttttaaatatatttttttta
It encodes:
- the peds1 gene encoding plasmanylethanolamine desaturase 1, with the translated sequence MASMVTEDGCGVAAETAQPQGPGRGAVRWGSQHAGARELASLYSPGKRCQEWISVILCFSLMAFNLIHLLANFHLGHMWYIQLGIVAGILTADFASGLVHWGADTWGSVDLPIFGKAFIRPFREHHIDPTAITRHDFIETNGDNCMLTIVPLANMAFNFLMLSPADIYHIYPWYCYLYALAIFVTLTNQIHKWSHTYFGLPRWVVFLQDCHVILPRKHHRIHHVSPHETYFCITTGWLNYPLERLGFWRTLEDLIQGVTGEKPRADDLKWAKK